In Oncorhynchus tshawytscha isolate Ot180627B linkage group LG01, Otsh_v2.0, whole genome shotgun sequence, the genomic stretch CAGGCTTGGTATAGAGTAGTTATATAACTCTATACTAGATCAGGCTTGGTATAGAGTaggtatattattatatactagatcaggcttggtatagagtagttatattattatatactagatcaggcttggtatagagtaggtatattattatatactagaTCAGGCTTGGTATAGAGTAGTTATATAACTCTATACTAGATCAGGCTTGGTATAGAGTaggtatattattatatactagaTCAGGCTTGGTATAGAGTAGTTATATAACTCTATACTAGATCAGGCTTGGTATAGAGTaggtatattattatatactagaTCAGGCTTGGTATAGAGTAGTTATATAACTCTATACTAGATCAGGCTTGGTATAGAgtagttatattattatatactagaTCAGGCTTGGTATAGAGTAGTTATATAACTCTATACTAGATCAGGCTTGGTATAGAGTaggtatattattatatactagaTCAGGCTTGGTATAGAGTAGTTATATAACTCTATACTAGATCAGGCTTGGTATAGAGTaggtatattattatatactagttcaggcttggtatagagtaggtatattattatatactagatcaggcttggtatagagtagttatattattatatactagatcaggcttggtatagagtagttatattattatatactagatcaggcttggtatagagtagttatattattatatactagatcaggcttggtatagagtagttatattattatatactagaTCAGGCTTGGTATAGAGTAGTTATATAACTCTATACTAGATCAGGCTTGGTATAGAGTaggtatattattatatactagaTCAGGCTTGGTATAGAGTAGTTATATAACTCTATACTAGATCAGGCTTGGTATAGAgtagttatattattatatactagatcaggcttggtatagagtagttatattattatatactagatcaggcttggtatagagtagttatattattatatactagaTCAGGCTTGGTATAGAGTAGTTATATAACTCTATACTAGATCAGGCTTGGTATAGAgtagttatattattatatactagatcaggcttggtatagagtagttatattattatatactagaTCAGGCTTGGTATAGAGTAGTTATATAACTCTATACTAGATCAGGCTTGGTATAGAgtagttatattattatatactagatcaggcttggtatagagtagttatattattatatactagatcaggcttggtatagagtagttatattattatatactagatcaggcttggtatagagtagttatattataatatactagatcaggcttggtatagagtagttatattattatatactagatcaggcttggtatagagtagttatattattacgtgtgcgtgcgtgcatgtttgtgtctgcgtgtgtgtgttttcttgactgtgtttgtttatgtttcaGGACTGTTGAATCCCCAAGGACCCCACAGACCTCTAATAGCCGACGGTGAGGAAGATGACGTCATAGAGGATGATGATGACGACGACGATGAAGAACACGAGGAGCGGCTGGTACAGAACGAGATCAGACCCATTGAGAAAGAGTCCGTGGTGGCCCCCGCCAAGTCCAAATCCAACATCGAGGATCATATCTTTGAGCACCTGCCACCCAGACTACACAAAGGTAGGATGTACCAAAATAAAACATCAGATTCATAATACATTGTATTTAAATGCCTTTCAATAAAGAACAAGGACAGTGTACAAAGCTATaaagagaggaaaacagaaaaATGGAtcaaaaaacacaaacacagctaCAATttagtgatgtattgttgtctgggGAGATGGCAACTCCTCAGCACAAAGCCTTTCTCAAGACCAGTCTCCAGAGCAAGTCTCAGAAAAGCCCTAGACTACTGAAGAATATCCAACCAACCAGAGACTGGTGTAGAGAAGAAGCTGGCCAATCAGATCTCCTGTTCTTGTTTCTACTATAGTTGTAGCTCTAGGTTAGGGGATCCACTGTGTTACCCTGGCCTTGCTAGGTTAGGGGATCCACTGTGTTACCCTGGCCTTGCTAGGTTAGGGGATCCACTGTGTTACCCTGGCCATGCTAGGTTAGGGGATCCACTGTGTTACCCTGGCCATGCTAGGTTAGGGGATCCACTGTGTTACCCTGGCCTTGCTAGGTTAGGGGATCCACTGTGTTACCCTGGCCTTGCTAGGTTAGGGGATCCACTGTGTTACCCTGGCCATGCTAGGTTAGGGGATCCACTGTGTTACCCTGGCCTTGCTTCAACTATTGTCTGCCATGGGAAATGTGAgtgagtcagccagccagccagccagccagtcagccagccagtcagtcagtcaatcagtcagtcgaccagtcagtcagcctgcctgccagtcagccagccacccagccagccagtcagccagccagccagccagccagccagctagtcagccagccagccagccagtcagccagcctgccagtcagccagccagttagagCCAGTCTGTGTATTGTAGTCTATTTGACTGTAGTgatttgttctctctcctctctgtctccctctgtatgtgttgttgtgtattgtAGTCTATTTGACTGTAGTgagttgttctctctcctctctgtctccctctgtatgtgttgttgtgtattgtAGTCTATTTGACTGTAGTgatttgttctctctcctctctgtctccctctgtatgtgttgTCGTGTATTGTAGTCTACTATGACTGTAGTAagttgttctctctgtctctctctatagctctggTGGAAGCCTGCAAGGAGAGATACAGTCTGGGCCAGTCGCTAAGCAACCTGCTGCCAGTCAGGATGGCGACGGCTATGATGCTTCCATACACCTTTCCCCTGGAGTCTGCTCTGTCTATGACTGTTAGGTAGGACTAGACCCTATACCCTCCCCTGGAGTCTGCTCTGTCTATGACTGTTAGGTAAGACTAGACCCTATACCCTCCCCTGGAGTCTGCTCTGTCTATGACTGTTAGGTAGGACTAGACCCTATACCCTCCCCTGGAGTCTGCTCTGTCTATGACTGTTAGGTAGGACTAGACCCTATACCCTCCCCTGGAGTCTGCTCTGTCTATGACTGTTAGGTAGGACTAGACCCTATACCCTCCCCTGGAGTCTGCTCTGTCTATGACTGTTAGGTAGGACTAGACCCTGTACCCTCCCCTGGAGTCTGCTCTGTCTATGACTGTTAGGTAGGACTAGACCCTATACCCTCCCCTGGAGTCTGCTCTGTCTATGACTGTTAGGTAGGACTAGACCCTATACCCTCCCCTGGAGTCTGCTCTGTCTATGACTGTTAGGTAGGACTAGACCCTATACCCTCCCCTGGAGTCTGCTCTGTCTATGACTGTTAGGTAGGACTAGACCCTATACCCTCCCCTGGAGTCTGCTCTGTCTATGACTGTTAGGTAGGACTAGACCCTATACCCTCCCCTGGAGTCTGCTCTGTCTATGACTGTTAGGTAGGACTAGACCCTATACCCTCCCCTGGAGTCTGCTCTGTCTATGACTGTTAGGTAGGACTAGACCCTATACCCTCCCCTGGAGTCTGCTCTGTCTATGACTGTTAGGTAGGACTAGACCCTATACCCTCCCCTGGAGTCTGCTCTGTCTATGACTGTTAGGTAGGACTAGACCCTATACCCTCCCCTGGAGTCTGCTCTGTCTATGACTGTTAGGTAGGACTAGACCCTATACCCTCCCCTGGAGTCTGCTCTGTCTATGACTGTTAGGTAGGACTAGACCCTATACCCTCCCCTGGAGTCTGCTCTGTCTATGACTGTTAGGTAGGACTAGACCCTATACCCTCCCCTGGAGTCTGCTCTGTCTATGACTGTTAGGTAGGACTAGACCCTATACCCTCCCCTGGAGTCTGCTCTGTCTATGACTGTTAGGTAGGACTAGACCCTATACCCTCCCCTGGAGTCTGCTCTGTCTATGACTGTTAGGTAAGACTAGACCCTATACCCTCCCCTGGAGTCTGCTCTGTCTATGACTGTTAGGTAGGACTAGACCCTATACCCTCCCCTGGAGTCTGCTCTGTCTATGACTGTTAGGTAGGACTAGACCCTATACCCTCCCCTGGAGTCTGCTCTGTCTATGTCTGTTAGGTAGGACTAGACCCTATACCCTCCCCTGGAGTCTGCTCTGTCTATGACTGTTAGGTAAGACTAGACCCTATACCCTCCCCTGGAGTCTGCTCTGTCTATGACTGTTAGGTAGGACTAGACCCTATACCCTCCCCTGGAGTCTGCTCTGTCTATGACTGTTAGGTAAGACTAGACCCTATACCCTCCCCTGGAGTCTGCTCTGTCTATGACTGTTAGGTAAGACTAGACCCTATACCCTCCCCTGGAGTCTGCTCTGTCTATGACTGTTAGGTAAGACTAGACCCTATACCCTCCCCTGGAGTCTGCTCTGTCTATGACTGTTAGGTAAGACTAGACCCTATACCCTCCCCTGGAGTCTGCTCTGTCTATGACTGTTAGGTAAGACTAGACCCTATACCCTCCCCTGGAGTCTGCTCTGTCTATGACTGTTAGGTAGGACTAGACCCTATACCCTCCCCTGGAGTCTGCTCTGTCTATGACTGTTAGGTAGGACTAGACCCTATACCCTCCCCTGGAGTCTGCTCTGTCTATGACTGTTAGGTAGGACTAGACCCTATACCCTCCCCTGGAGTCTGCTCTGTCTATGACTGTTAGGTAAGACTAGACCCTATACCCTCCCCTGGAGTCTGCTCTGTCTATGACTGTTAGGTAAGACTAGACTCTCCCTCTTCTGTTAGAGTgactatattattatatatgactAATGGCCTGTCTCTTCTGTTAGAATGactatattattatatatcaCTAATGGCCTGTCTCTTCTGTCAGACTGTTTTAGTgactatattattatatatgactAATGGCCTCTCTCTTCTGTTAGAGTGACTACATTATTATATATGACTAATGGCCTGTCTCTTCTGCCAGACTGTTAGAGTgactatattattatatatgactAATGGCCTGTCAGACTGTTAGAGTgactatattattatatatgactAATGGCCTGTCTCTTCTGTTAGAGTGACTATATTGTTATATATGACTAATGACCTGTCTCTCCTGTCAGACTGTTAGAGTgactatattattatatatgactAATGGCCTGTCTCTTCTGTCAGACTGTTAGAGTGACTATATTATTATATGTGACTAATGGCCTGTCAGACTGTTAGAGTgactatattattatatatgactAATGGCCTGTCTCTTCTGTCAGACTGTTAGGGTgactatattattatatatgactAATGGCCTGTCTCTTCTGTTAGAGTgactatattattatatatgactAATGGCCGGTCTCTTCTGTCAGACTGTTAGAGTgactatattattatatatgactAATGACCTGTCAGACTGTTAGAGTgactatattattatatatgactAATGGCCTGTCTCTTCAGTCAGACTGTTAGAGTgactatattattatatatgactAATGGCCTGTCTCTCCTGTCAGACTGTTAGAGTgactatattattatatatgactAATGGCCTGTCTCTTCTGTCAGACTGTTAGAGTgactatattattatatatgactAATGGCCTGTCtcttctgtcagagtgactatattattatatatgactAATGGCCTGTCTCTTCTGTCAGACTGTTAGAGTgactatattattatatatgactAATGACCTGTCAGACTGTTAGAGTgactatattattatatatgactAATGGCCTGTCTCTTCAGTCAGACTGTTAGAGTgactatattattatatatgactAATGGCCTGTCTCTCCTGTCAGACTGTTAGAGTgactatattattatatatgactAATGGCCTGTCTCTTCTGTCAGACTGTTAGAGTgactatattattatatatgactAATGGCCTGTCtcttctgtcagagtgactatattattatatatgactAATGGCCTGTCTCTTCTGTTAGAGTgactatattattatatatgactAATGGCCTGTCTCTGCAGTCAGACTGTTAGAGTgactatattattatatatgactAATGGCCTGTCTCTTCTGCCAGACTGTTAGAGTGGCTGCCTGATGTTCAGGAGGATGTGGGATGGATCAGGGAGCAGGTCGTTAAGGTTTTGCAGTGTGCTGTGAGCCGGGCCACCAAGACTGTCTCCAACCACGTCTCTGCAAAGTAAGTCGggatacagacacacaaacaaacagacagaaacagacagaaacagacagaaacagacagacagaaacagacagaagcaggcaggcaggcagacagacagacagacagacagacagacagacagacagacagacagacagacagacagacagacagacagacagacagacagacagacagacagacagacagacagacagaaacaggcagatagatagatagatagatagatagatagacagacagacagacagacagacagacagacagacagaaagaaagacagaaagaaacagacagacagacagacagacagacagacagaaagaaagaaagaaacagacagacagacagacagacagaaagaaagaaagaaagaaagaaagaaagaaagaaagaaacagacagacagacagacacacacatagacagacagaaacagacagagacagggacagatagaCAAAACATTCTCACTTActgcttgtaaaaaaaaaaaattatgatcAAATTTGTATTGATttttcacacaaaaaaacaaccaGAACTCTTTCTTCAGCATCGTCTGAGATGAATGTCTTTCTCTACTGGTGGTTCTCCCACATTCTCACTTCAATTCCTCATTTCTGATTATTTCTCCTctaatgactctctctcttcaGCTGTTACTACCAGTTGGAGCTGCGTCACTGCCAGTCCCTGCCTGCCCAACTCAACCCTGCCAGACTGCTCCCTAGCTGGGCGAGTGGAGGCAGCTCCTCTGTCCTGGATGTTATCAGTCGCCTGGACCAGTACCAGAGGCAGCTGCTGCCGGGCTCCTTCTGTGTCAACCTGGACCTCCACGGTGCCTTATACACCAGGGGGACCCCAGGCCCAGGAAGATGCCCCGAAGCTGGGGAAGGAAGTCCAGGACCAGCCCTGGCCCCTATAGACGCAGAGGAGGTCGAAGGGATGGGGCTGATGATGAGGAGGCTCAATGAAAACCACAACTCTACTCCAGCCTCACTCTAACATTATAATGTATCCCTAAAGAAAAGGATGAGGGTGGACTGTGAATTAGGGCGTGTCCAGAGGGTAAATTAGGGCATGCCCAGAGGGTAAATGAGGGTGTGTCCAGAGAGTAAATGAGGGCGTGTCCAGAGGGTAAATTAGGGCGTGTCCAGAGGGTAAATTAGGGCGTGTCCAGAGGGTAAATTAGGGCGTGTCCAGAGGGTAAATTAGGGCGTGCCCAGAGGGTACACTGAGCCAAACCCACGTTCAGTACACCAAGCCAGACCCACGTTCAGTACCCCGAGCCAAACCCACATTCAGTACCCCGAGCCAAACCCACGTTCAGTACCCCGAGCCAAACCCACGTTCAGTACCCCGAGCCAAACCCACGTTCAGTACCCCGAGCCAAACCCACGTTCAGTACCCCGAGCCAAACCCACGTTCAGTACCCCGAGCCAAACCCACGTTCAGTACCCCGAGCCAAACCCACGTTCAGTACCCCGAGCCAAACCCACATTCAGTACCCCGAGCCAAACCCACATTCAGTACACCGAGCCAAACCCACGTTCAGTACCCCGAGCCAAACCCACGTTCAGTACACCAAACCAAACCCACGTTCAGTACCCCGAGCCAAACCCACGTTCAGTACCCCGAGTGCATATATTTAATTGTACGTGACCCCAGTGGGAACCAAAGCCACGATGACACTGGCATCGCTGACACCACACGGTTACTATTATTAGCAGTATTatcttaaaactacattgttaGTCAGAAGGACATTTTCACTGTgtggttctacacctgttgtcttcaagcgcatgtgacaaatacaatttggtttGATTTCTCAACTGAGCCACACTGGATCTCTAGGAGCTGTTGGTAGCTTTTAGGGCCCTAGTGGGATGTCTATTAGGATCACAGACTGTCGACGcctaggaacctacagggacctTCGACAACCTGTCACCGATCTGCAGAATCTCGTCTGTACACACAGCACCTTGGAATGACATTTAACTTATTTTCATTGAGTAGTTATCCGTCCTCAGACTCTGATCACAAGTCCGTCAGCTCATCGTTACACAGTGCCTCACAGTACTTTGACATACAGGACCAgttaaaggtttggacacacctcctcattcaagggtttttctttcttttttttaaactattttctacattatataatagtgaagacatcaacactatgaaataacacatgtggaatcatgtagtaaccaaaaaggtgttaaacaaatcaaaatatattttagattttagattcttcaaagtaaccaaaCTTTGCCtctatgacagctttgcacactcttggcattctctcaaccagcttcatgaggcacctggaatgcatttcaattaacaggtgtcttTTTATTCATACCTTAAAATGACTCCCTTTTTGTTGTAGTGTTCGTTCTCGTCTCTTTTTAACACGTGCCTTATAAGTGCTTACTTCCATCATTAGGATGTCCAGCCCTCAATGGACACCTACTTCTCTTTATTGATTTGACATTATGACATCACCGAGGCCCCTGTTGCTTCCCTAGGAGCTAAAAAAGGAACGGCTATGTTCCAAACggtacactattccctacatagtgcgctACAAAAGAAGTGGacttaatagggaatagggtgtcatttgagtgGCATACAATGGACTCTATTTTTTAACAAGACAATTGTAAATCTAAGCGCTGGCTTTATCACTATAGGTTCAGGGGGGTGTGTGTCAGAATGTATTTTATTGTGCTATTTTTCACAACTGGAATTATGGGCACAGTAGCTGGCTGTGTTGCGAATTGAATGAacaagttgtgggtgtgtgttgagGCTTGaccaatcagaacgtgctccataaataatgtggttgcttcaagttgagtattttacagtcttttatttg encodes the following:
- the LOC112238871 gene encoding patatin-like phospholipase domain-containing protein 2; this encodes MFPLDSTWNISFAGCGFLGIYHIGVASCLQEQCPFLVHNARHIYGASAGALTATALVSGACLGEAGANIIDVAKDARKRFLGPMHPSFNLVKIMRNMLYKTLPPDAHHRATGRLGISLTRVTDGENVLVSHFNSKEELVQACVCSAYIPVYCGLIPPTLQGVRYVDGGISDNLPQYELKNTITVSPFSGESDICPRDRSTNMHELRFTNTSIQFTLTNLYRVSKALFPPEPQVMKAMCKQGYKDALHFLKKNGLLNPQGPHRPLIADGEEDDVIEDDDDDDDEEHEERLVQNEIRPIEKESVVAPAKSKSNIEDHIFEHLPPRLHKALVEACKERYSLGQSLSNLLPVRMATAMMLPYTFPLESALSMTVRLLEWLPDVQEDVGWIREQVVKVLQCAVSRATKTVSNHVSANCYYQLELRHCQSLPAQLNPARLLPSWASGGSSSVLDVISRLDQYQRQLLPGSFCVNLDLHGALYTRGTPGPGRCPEAGEGSPGPALAPIDAEEVEGMGLMMRRLNENHNSTPASL